Within Malus domestica chromosome 04, GDT2T_hap1, the genomic segment ATAACACTTCCTCTTGAGTATGTAAATATTCAAGTAGATTTTGCATCATGTAGAGGTTGATGAAGTTGACTCGTCGACACTGATTCCGAGAATGtgttattctcaataaggtaggaacttgcataaggaactaagtctcacaaaaaaccctaaggctatggtaaAAACCTGAGCAAGGACAAAATCCATAATCTAAGAAAAAATGTGTGagtaatgcaaagtcaaatgaaacaTCTACGAGACGTCATTATATatatgatcaacccaaggtgggtgcctcatcaaaaccttgttaggtagcaaaaactcagtgggaaaaagagtacatttaAGATCAAGTAAGTACACTTCAAGATACTTCCCCTAAGTTTGACACACttccaaagagaactagcaatgttacaacttagaaaatttacgcataccaattccttaaacaagcttctgaaatgttgccttcggtagtgatttggtgaataggtcggccagattgtcttgtgaatggatttatgtgacttcaatcttctgatgatCTTGTTattgatgtgagaagaagaacttcgacgcaatgtgcttggtgttgtctcctttaatgtaacccttcttgagctgttcgatgcatgtTACGTTGTCTTCATAAATCATCGTCATGACATCAACAATAGGGTAAAGAtcgcaggagcttcgaatatgatCCACAActactctcaaccaaaagcattctcgAGTTACTTCGTGTATggtgagaatttcagcatggttggacaaagtggcaactaaggtctctttagttgacctccaagagattgcagtgcctccaacggtaaagacataacctatTTGGGAACGCGTCTTGTGCGGATCAAATAAGTATCTTATGTCGGCGTAACCAACAAAGCGAGAATCGACTCGAGATAAGGGGGTTGCGGCAACACTCGAGGATCtgtagggatagaacaagcccagatctgtagtacccttaaggtagcagaaaatgtctttaacaccagtccAGTGTTTGCAtgttggtgcattactgtattTTACCACAAAATTAACAacaaaggagatgtcgggtctagtgcattgagctaagtacaataaagcgcctatcgcacttagataaggaactttaggctccaaaatctcttcatcatcctcatttgGATGGAAGgaatctcgttttgcatctagcgatcgAACAACCATATGAGTACTCGAATGCTTTactttatcctcgttaaagAGGCGCAACACTTTCTAAGTGTAGTTCTATTGATGTACTAAAATTTCATTCGAAcagtgctctatctcgagacaaGACAATATCGaatctttcctagatctttcatctcaaattccgactttaGGTACGCTGCAGTTTTCGCAAGCTCTTTAAGAGTTCTGATGAGATTCATGttatcgacatatactgcaacgaTCGCAAAACtaaaatgtgacttcttaatgaagaCATAAgagcatagttcgttgttcacatatccctgacttgtcaaatactcactcagacagTTCTACCACAGTCTTCCAAATTGCTTCAAACTgtagagtgaacgcctcaacCGAATTGGGAGTGTGTTCCGGGGTTTGaaaatatttgatccagtcaatgtaagtcattcgggaactttcttataaattttcatatcatgatccccatagagatacacagttactacgtccatcagctacatactcagtttttcggaaactaccaaactgatcaagtaacgaaaagtaatcacatttATAATaggtgaataagtttcgtcatagtcaatttcggggcgttgtgagaagccttaagcaacaagacgagctttgtaacgcacaatttagATCTTCTCATTATGCTTCCGAACGAAAAACCCACTTATAGCCAACGGGTTTCACATGTGGATGAGTAggagctacaggtccaaacaccttatgttTCGCAAGCAAATCGAGTTCAACTTGGATTGCttatttccagtttgaccaatcggttctacgtcgacattcatcaatgaaacggggttcaatgtcatcgttcaacatgatctcagtagctaatgcatcgtcgacgatCATCTTATTTTTACACCAAACATCATCTGATGCAGGCCAAGGACTAAAGAcgttattacataaaattactgGCAACTAGGATTTAAGTTTCATAATATAATACATGCATTTTTAGAGTTATAATGCATGTATCTAGCTTTAAATTTGTGGCTCATGGAATTCCTAGGTTAATGACATTTTATGAAATCATTTAGTTTTTTAGGAGTTATATTGTAAGCCTTTATTTTGTTAtgtcttttcatatttttcactttAAGTTGTAAGCCTATAAATACTTGTATTTGTAAAGAAGGGGAGAAATTGTTTGAATTGTCACATTGATATTTGAGTTTTAAACTCGTTTTTAtgtgcctttctctttttaAGAGTCTGCGACTTTGTTCTTTCTAATGTCTACGTTGTAGGCTAGTACTAGAACCAAAGTTTATAGGGTTTTCAGACCTCTCCTCGCACTAGGGGATAGTGGACCCTACCTATCCATTCTATATATCATTTTAATTCGTTTCTGTCCACTACACCTTGCATCAGTTAGTATCAGAGCGTCGGCTCAATCCAAGGGTGACGCTATATTCAGCATGTAAATGAAGATCTTAATCTGGACCTTCCTCAAATATTTAATTGTTACTTGGATAGTTCATGTCCAATATGTTATGAAAATTATTCAGGTGATTGTCTCGTAAATCTTGATCTTCCTCCTGAGTTTGATCGTTCTCCATATGATACTTATCACGTTTGCTATCAAAGTTCTTGTGTGGTTCAACGAAATGTTGATATGGAATCATGTCTAATTATTAAAAATGCTGATTACAAAGAATTTTTGAAGttgaagtttcatgatttaatgAGTTCATTGGAAACTTCTGGATATGTTGATTTAATTGGGGTTGATTTTTCTACTTCAGAATTTCTAAAGTTTTGGTTGACATTATAAATCAAATGAAAGAGAATGTCAAGGTTGTGAGGTATGCTATTAAGGATGCTTTTTCACACTTCAACAGTCAATATTAAATGTTCCAAATATCTATTTGTTTGGACTGGCAGAGTTCAATTTTATCGCTCCAAATCAGATGATGATCCTAATTCGATGACGAATTCTCTCCAACCCCACGAGAATGATGCAGGCTAAGGACTAAAGGCATTATTACATAAAATCACTGGCAGCTGAGATATAAGTTAGATAATATAATACATGTATTTTTAGAGTTATAATGCATGTATCTAGCTTTGAATTTGTGGCTTATGAAATTCCTAGGTTAATGACATTTTATGAAATCATTTAGTTTTTTTATGAGTTATATTGTAAgcctttattttttatgtcttttcatatttttcactttAAGTTGTAAGCCtataaatatttgtatttgtaaaGAAGAAGGGCagaagttgtttgaattatcatattgaTATTTGAGTTGTAAACTCGTTTTAATGTGCCTTCCTCTTTGTAAGAGTCTGCTACTTTGTTCTTTCTAGTGTCTACGTTGTAGGCTGGTACTAAAACCAAAGTTTATAGGGTTTTCAGGTCTCTCCTCGCACTAGGAGATAGTGGACCCTACCTATCCATTATATCTATCATTTAATTCATTTATGTCCGCTACGCCCTGCATCATCatccaagctagcataatagaccgaaatctcacgattctcggcaGGTGGattgtctcttcaaggacgcttccgtaatctagaatttcctcatgagttggatagaatgagtagGCGATAATAgaattcacggtaggctctttaGGTGCCTGTGTCGTGGGTTTCCTCTTCCGAGTGTGTCAATCTTTTAAACTAAGtagtctgccacgcttttgtgtaggggcagaggATTGGCTAGCCACTAATGTATGTGGATCGGCCAAAATAACGTCTCGGGCTTCCAGGAGGgaagtccgtcgtacatttggtacatccatctttgcaagcATATTCACATCTgtaatatgtgatcttgtcactcgtGTTAGATCGGTGAAAGTATCTGGCATACTCTGAGccatgctctgaagatctaatatgcattgcacttcagtttcagattAAGCGGtgcagggatctaaatgagacaaagtgggagtcgtccacgataattcgcgtcgttcttcaggaacATTGACATTCTTATCTCCTCCTAACAAAGGGAAGACTgcctcatagaagtgacaatctaCAAAATGAGGGTAAAAATATCACATGTCAAAGTTCTTAGTAAcgaataatcaaatcatatcctACATAGATTCTCATACTTCGCTGAGGCCTTATTTTTATACGTAAAGGCGGCGAAATTGGCACACagacaacacaaccaaaaacgcacAGATGCAATATGTCGGGTTTGTATCCGGTAACCAACTAAATGACGCTATATGGTTGGGTCGCAACAGGCCTTAGACGAACCAATATAGCtgtgtgcaatattgcatagccctaagCAGCGATCGGGAACTTGGTACGTATAACAAaggatcgagcaatcatttgtaaacgcttaatgaatgCCTTTGCTAGGCCATTCTAGGTGTAAACATGGGGTATTGGATGCTCAACTTCAACTTCAACCTCAAccaacatgcaatagtcattaaaagttttagatgtgaattctccagcattatccaatcgaatatatttgatcggataatcaggatgGTGATCCAttagcttgataacctgagccaacagtttagAGAATACAGCGTTCCttatggacaacaagcacatgtGTAACCAACGTGTGGAAACATCaatcaaaaccataaaatatctaaatggtctgcaTAGAGGGTGAATCAGTCCACAAATGTTCCcctgaatcctttgtagaaaaataggaggattcaaatgaatcttgtcataagaaggcttaataataagctttcccatttAGCAGGTTTGACATACGATTCCTTGAATCGAATTAGTGGATGTttgtgtgaagatttgaggatacagcGCATTGCTGTTCGTCCAGGGTGTTCCAAACGATCATGCTAAAGTGTAATTTTGTGCGCTGTCCTAGAGGTAGGGCCAGCCATATAGTGGCTTTCTAcagggcgtatggtcgtagtatataGACCACTTGGGATACGCTTCATCCTCTCTAGACTACGCTTCTAGCCATATTCTTAGGAAGTGATGCACAAAAGTTCAACTCaattttctacataggtttcagcgtggtaattattatctctaatATCCTTGAAACGTTTTTTCGAAACgcggagaatagagtgcctcatcaatggtcaaaattgtaccattggacaacattatatgtGTCTTAACGTATCCTTCGATCAAGTTGGATGAGcatgagagggttgtcagatgtgcattcttaggtatgaagttagtgaaatagatgcgttcatgcaaaacggtgtgcgtggttgtactatctgccagacaactaactttcccactagtcatacctagaaataaaattaatttgaattggtcacatgcataaaagttcttaaaataaatatccattcaaaataatttaagtattcaagggtagtaattaataaaaaacttaatatccaaaaacaaatcaccaacaaataatccaaacgtAAAGGAAACTtgtgcaaaattaaaccaaaaaacaaggggggtttggccactaggtggaattcggccccattatctaaatttcaactagaaaataGTTTATGTCTAATATTCTGATCTTCCATAGAGGTGCAGAGCCGGCCCTGAGGGTGTGCAAAAGGTGTCACCACACAGGGCCCCCGATTTAGAAGGGCCCCCAACTTTTCATTACATGTATACAGGTGCATATAAAATAGATTAAAAGCAAAAGACAATCATATATGTGGTTCTAGTCCTAGCGGTATAACTCTTCTTCCTCATAGCTCATGTGCTGGGTTCGAATCCTTGTGATATTGTTTTGCTATTTTAAGTTTTTGCAAATTTGTAAACTTGAAAATGAGATAACAAAAACGCATCCCATGTATCGAACTCAGGACCTTTGAAGGTAAGGAAAAAAACCTGGCTGatcaaacaacttatttttGTTGTAGTAACTtgcaatattttaattttatagatgaaaaaactaaagaaaaaaaaatataacattaaaaaaatgaagggCCTCCATTTCAATTTTGCACAGGGCCGGCCCTGTAGaggtggtatcctcctgaaagtcagaaacctccatcttggtACTCTCATGTTCATTTACTTGtacaaagtttgattcaaacttcttacaacgagaatgatattcagctacaaTCTTCTGGAGAGCTCGGCAAACACGGGGCCAATAGTCATTTGAACCATAGCGATAACACATGTCTGCATCCATGGTTTCAAGTATtttacccttattcttgaagtttaagGCTTTAGGAGCGAGGTTAGTGCGCTTCTAGGCTTGGTTTCCTCTCTtagatgggccttggctctgttgaccttgactAGATGGCTTCTAGCCACCCCTATGCTTCAGGCACAACAGTCGCCCCAGGAGGTCAaacttgatgatttttcatcaacaacTGATTATGCTTTTCAGAgataagtaaaacagagatcaaatccgaaaacttagtgaacttctgagccctATATTTTGCTACATGACAATATTAGTT encodes:
- the LOC139195387 gene encoding secreted RxLR effector protein 161-like → MVVRSLDAKRDSFHPNEDDEEILEPKVPYLSAIGALLYLAQCTRPDISFVVNFVVKYSNAPTCKHWTGVKDIFCYLKGTTDLGLFYPYRSSSVAATPLSRVDSRFVGYADIRYLFDPHKTRSQIGYVFTVGGTAISWRSTKETLVATLSNHAEILTIHEVTRECFWLRVVVDHIRSSCDLYPIVDVMTMIYEDNVTCIEQLKKGYIKGDNTKHIASKFFFSHQ